CCGCGGCGGCGAGCAGGCGTTCGACCGGCTCAGCCCACGGATGGGGGGCCAGCCGGAACGTGCCCCAGTGGATCGGCACGAGCAGTCCACGTTCGGTGAGATCCAGGTGGGCCCGAACCGCCTCCTCCGGGTTCATGTGCACGTCCGGCCATGCGGTGTTGTAGGCGCCGATGGGCAGCAGCGTCAGGTCGAAGGGTCCGTGGTCCTCGCCGATGTGCTCGAAGCTCTTGGTATAGCCGGTGTCTCCGCCGAAATACGCGCGGTGATTCGGCCCGACGAACGCCCACGACGCCCACAGCGTGGTATTGCGGTCCAGGAAGCGACCCGAAAAGTGCCGCGCCGGCATGCAAGTCACGATGAGCTGATCGACCTTGGCGCTCTGATGCCAGTCGAGTTCGACGATGCGCTGCTCCGGTACCCCCCACGCGCGCAGGTGGGCGCCGACCCCGAGCGGCACGAAGAACGGGGCCCGCTGCGTGCGGGCCAACGCCATCACCGTGTCCATATCGAGGTGGTCGTAGTGGTCGTGGCTGATCACCACCAAATCGACGGCGGGCAGCCCTTCCAGTTGCACCGGCGGCGGATGCAGCCGCTGCGGGCCGACGACGTCCGACGGTGAGCATCGGTCGCTCCACACCGGGTCGGTGAGCACCCGGTAACCGTCGATTTCCAGCAGCGCCGTCGAGTGACCGAACCAGCTG
This genomic interval from Mycobacterium sp. SMC-2 contains the following:
- a CDS encoding MBL fold metallo-hydrolase gives rise to the protein MLRGALRLAAGTASLAAGSWLVRALHGAPAALGAHPAAIRAAAQGSPNYRDGVFVNLDPASIFTMDREEIRLVLWELIGNRSAGRPASPIPLAAPAIFDNDPGRLAVSWFGHSTALLEIDGYRVLTDPVWSDRCSPSDVVGPQRLHPPPVQLEGLPAVDLVVISHDHYDHLDMDTVMALARTQRAPFFVPLGVGAHLRAWGVPEQRIVELDWHQSAKVDQLIVTCMPARHFSGRFLDRNTTLWASWAFVGPNHRAYFGGDTGYTKSFEHIGEDHGPFDLTLLPIGAYNTAWPDVHMNPEEAVRAHLDLTERGLLVPIHWGTFRLAPHPWAEPVERLLAAAGPERVKVAVPAPGQRIDPTAQVKSNPWWRL